From the Rhizobium sp. SL42 genome, the window GCCGAATTCAAGGCCCTGTCGGCCTGATCGATCCCTTTCGCCTAGGCGAAAACAGTCAACGGCGCGGAGCAATCCGCGCCGTTTTGCGTTGTCCCATCCGGCGCTCCCTTTGGCCACATCGCTTTGTCGTCCCGCCTTTCGTCGCGATGGACTGCCAGGCAATGCTCACAACTGCGTGAGAATCCCGCCGCCTCCCTGAGCAGCAGCAATCCGGACACATCTCTCGAGCGTAATCAGGACAGACAAAGCCTGAGGTCCGCCGCGGCCGTCGCGACAGATCGCCCAAAATCCGGCCTGAACTAAGCCGGCCTGAACTAGCCAAACTTCGACCAGACGCCATGACAAACCGCCTCAACAAGCCGCCTCAACAAGCCATGGAACATCCGCGCCCTTTGTCCGTTGATGCTGAAATGCGCAAATGAGGCTCTTGCCAGCAAACGGTCCGCACCGACCATGGAGAGATTTCGATGAAAGCCATGTCCGCTGACAGACACATCATCAAATATGCGATGTCGCAGCCCTACCTCGAACGGCAGGAAGAGCTGGATCTGGCGATCCGCTGGAAGGACAACAACGACCAGGATGCGCGCAACCGCATCGCCCAGGCGCATATGCGCCTCGTCATCGCCATGGCCTCGAAATTCCGGGGCTTCGGCCTGCCGCTCAACGACATGATCCAGGAAGGCTATATCGGCCTTCTCGAAGCCGCCGCCCGCTTCGACCCCGGTCGCGAGGTGCGCTTCTCGACCTATGCCGGCTGGTGGATCCGCGCCTCGATGCAGGATTATATCCTGCGCAACTGGTCGATCGTGCGCGGCGGCACCAGTTCGTCGCAAAAGGCGCTGTTCTTCAACCTGCGCCGCCTGCGCGCCAAGCTCGCCCAGGGCGACAACCGGTTGAGCGATCAGGCCATCCACCAGGAAATCGCCTCCGCGCTCGGCGTCAGCCTCGCCGACGTGCAGTCGATGGACGCCCGCCTGACCGGCAATGACGCCTCGTTGCAGACCCCCGTCGCCGGTCGCCATGGCGAAGGCACAGAGCAGCTCGACATGCTGGAAAGCAACGAAACCCTGCCGGACGAGCAGGTAACCAGCATCATCGACGGCGAACGCTGGACCGGCTGGCTGAAAACCGCCCTGACCCAGCTCAACGAACGCGAAAGCCGCATCATCAAGGCCCGCCGCCTGACCGAAGACGGCGCCACGCTCGAAGAGCTCGGCGTCGAACTCGGCATCTCCAAGGAACGCGTCCGCCAGATCGAGACCCGTGCGCTGGAAAAGCTGAAATCCGCGCTCACCACCCGCGTACCGGCAGCCAGCCGCTACGAGATGGCCTATTGAGGGCCGTCAGGGATTAAGCAAAAGAAGCCGGTGGAAACGCCGGCTTCTTTTTTCCCTGCGTTACATGAGCGAAACCTTGGCACCATTTTGAAAGCAGCCATGGCGAAATGGCTGGACTTGACCTTCACGTCGGCGAGCAGACCGGCTCACGACAGTGCGAAAATCCTCACCTCGCGCCCGATACCGTGCAGCTCCTCCATCCGGGAGGCCGATGTGATGCCCCCGTTGCGCAGGATCTGTGAAACCTGGGCGTCCCCGACGATCGCCTCCGTCGTCATGATCACATTCGGATCGGCAAGGCCCTGGACACGCGACGCGATATTGACGGTTTGGCCGAAATAGTCCTGACGGTCGTTCAGGTTGACGGCAAGGCATGGTCCCTCATGGATGCCGATCTTCAGGAGAAGGTCGTCGCTGCCGTGTTCGGTATTCAGCCGCAGCATCGCCTCGCGCATCCTGAGCGCAGCCGAAACCGCCCGGTCCGGGCTCGGAAAGGTCGCCATCACGGCATCGCCTATGGTCTTGACCACGGCTCCCGCCTCGGTGGCGACGATCTCGTGAAGAACCCGGAAATGCGCCCGCACCAGATCGAAAGCGGCAAGATCGCCGACACGCTCATAGAGCGCAGTCGAGCCTCTGAGGTCGGTGAACAGGAATGTCAGGCTGGTGATCTTGAGGCGCTGGTCGACGTCGAGCGTATCG encodes:
- a CDS encoding RNA polymerase factor sigma-32, whose amino-acid sequence is MKAMSADRHIIKYAMSQPYLERQEELDLAIRWKDNNDQDARNRIAQAHMRLVIAMASKFRGFGLPLNDMIQEGYIGLLEAAARFDPGREVRFSTYAGWWIRASMQDYILRNWSIVRGGTSSSQKALFFNLRRLRAKLAQGDNRLSDQAIHQEIASALGVSLADVQSMDARLTGNDASLQTPVAGRHGEGTEQLDMLESNETLPDEQVTSIIDGERWTGWLKTALTQLNERESRIIKARRLTEDGATLEELGVELGISKERVRQIETRALEKLKSALTTRVPAASRYEMAY